The window TTCCTTGGTGTCGAAGCATAGAGACCTCATATTTTGGTAGCTTTTGGAGAATCTATTCctccatccaaatccaaaaaacaaaatgccAAGAAACAAAGTTCCTTTATCATATCCATAGAGCCAAGGAGCAAAGATACAAAGGATTGAAGGCTTTTTCTTGGGGGATTTGCAAGGCAAAGAGGGACTTCAAAAGTATAACAAATCTCAACTCACTTTTTGAATTTGAGTTGGGTCTTTCGTTCACAATTACTAGGCTCTAAGTTTTATGGTTTAAGTTATATTTTTGAGTGCATCCAAGCATGTATCCAAATTGTTAAATGCATGTAATATGTTGCTCCATGAACTTAGAATAATAAAACTTTCCTTCATTGTCGAACGATAAGAATTGCACCAATAAAGTTGCCGACATCTACAAGATAAACTCAGAAACCGCCCACAAAGGCGCAGACCATAAGAGCTTGTCAAAGCCCAAGGATGATGACAAACACAAGTCGTGCTGTACAAATGAAGATTCAACCAAGGACTTTCACCAAGTTCACTGCGCCAGTCCATCTGATCAATAAAGCGACCAAAAACGAACTCTGGCTTAAGAGGCCACCTCTTTTGAAGGACGATCCCTAGAAAATGACATTCACTCTACTATTTGTATCATGTGGTATGTGCCACTCTAGAGACATGTAGGAAATGGAAAACCTACCTCAAGAAATTGCCAAGGAGGAAAAGGTTGACAAGTTCATCACCCGCAACGCGATGAAGCAGATCGAGAAGCTGAATGATGGAAAACCGCCCCAACATAAGGTTCTACAAGTCAATACTATCTTCAATGAATAAAAATAccttggataaaaatccaaggagagaaaaaagaaaatccaaaagGCCCTCAATGTATTGTAGAACAAAAATTTGAAGTGATCGACGACACTATCATCACATTCTCCAAGAATGATCACATTAGAATCTACATGCTCTATGACAATGCCATAATCGTCACCAACCAAATCAGTTATGCTGAGGTTGACCATATCTGTATTGATGAAGGCAGCATGGCTAACATCTTACAACTCTCTGCAGTGTAAAAGATAAGGTTAGTGAATGACATTAACAAACAGGTGAAAATACTTTATACTTTTAATGGATCCACATTGACCACTATAGGCACCATTATCCTGGATGTCTAACCCTTGCATATTGTCAGTGCTAAGACCTTCATGGTCATTGATAAGCCATCTCTCTACTAGGGGTGAAGTAGAGGAAATTTATGCCTTGAAAGAACAAGATTGACTCGTCTTCAGACAACAACTACCTCAAAGTCCGTTTTCACAACTCAGGGGGCATAGTAGGGAAAATCTATGGCAATTGAGCCATGAACTAGAGATGTGTTATACAAGGTTTGAAAGAGGCCAAGCACAAGGAATTCACCCTATCTTCGCCCTTGCGTGTGCAACGGATAAGTGACATACCTCAACCAGTTTCGCGTAGCAATCATAGCCCGAAGGTCAGCAGACCGCCTCATCTTAATGCCTCCTATGAGGTTAGGCAGATGGCATTTATCTTAATCCTGAACTCCCCAAGTAGGCTTAGCGCATAAGCTTCCGACTCGATACCGGAAAAAGCAAGAACTTACAGCCTTTCCTTCACGTTAACAAAGATGTTTTTGCCTGGTTACCTTCGGACCTACCAAGGATCGACCCCAAGATAGCTTACCATAAGCTCCACGTAAACCCATTGGCCAAGCCAGTTGCGCAGAAACGGTGACACTTTTACCCCAAAACAAACTAACATCATCGAAGCCGAGATCAACAAGCTTCTTGTGGCCAACTTTATCAATAAGGTACCTTATTCATAATGGTTAGCCAATGTCGTCCTGGTCCTCAAGGAAGGTCCTGACAAGAAACAAGTCAGTGTTGACTACATAGACCTTAACAAGGCTAGTCTGAAATACCTATTCCCTATCCCAGGCATTGGCATCCTAGTGAACTCAACTTTCAGCAACCAACTACTCAACTTTCTCGACACCGATTACGATTACAATCAAATCATGACACTTGAGCTGGATAAAATCAAGACCTCTTCATCATCGAGCAAGGGACTTACTACAATAAGTCTTGCCATTCAGCCAAAAAAATGGTGGCATGACCTATCAACGGCTAGTCAACAAGATGTTCAACGACCTCATTAGTGAATCCATAAAAGTTTACGTGGATGACATCATGGTCAAGGGCCTAAAGCATGAAGATTATATCACCAACTTGGCCAAAGCTTTCGACATTTTGAAAAGTATAGGATGAAGTTGAATCAGACCGAGTACACATTCAGCGTCTCCTCGGGTCGATTCTTAAGGTACTTTATGAGTCAGCGAGGAATCAATGCCCAtctgaggaaaaaaaaaggtcatGCTAGACATGAAGTCTTCGTCAGTGACCAAGGAAATACAGAGCCTCACTAGCAAAGTTGTGGCCCTTAAGCATTTCCTATCACATTCAACAAACAAATGTAATCTTTTTCAAGGCTTTAAAAAGGAAGGGGGTAACAAGTCAAGTAGAACGACAAGTGTGAGCaagcttttcaaaatttgaaggaTTACCTCCCTTCACCACCACTACTATCTAAGCAGCATATAGGGAAGACCTATACATCTACCTGGCAGTCTCTGGTATACTACATCTCCAAGGATTTTCTCGATGCCAAGACCTTGTTGAGTAATCCTTATTTGAGAGCTCAAAAACTGAATTGGGATTTCATCGTTAAATCGTTACACCAACAATAGAATAGATGTAACTTAGAAAGAAGGGGGGTGAAATGGAGAAAGGAAAGGGACAAAGGAGGTCTTGCCACACATGAAGGCTGATAGTTTGGGGTAGGGTATGGTACTAAGAAAGTTACAGGCATCTTTAATTATTATAGAATGCATATACGCTTATATACATTTCTTTCGAAGAGTTTTAATGCCAACTGCAATACCAACTGcttcataatttttattcacAAGGAGTGCCAGTCCCTATCTAAACCTGTACTATTAATTATTACCTTAGGTGTTAGGACTAATCCAAGTCCAAAAGATGCCATATTAAGATTCCATCAAATCTTATATTCAAACAAGCATGGGATGGCTATATATGGTTTTAAATCAGTTTTAACAATTATGCTTTAGTCACCTCATAAATAATAAGGTGCTTCACTTTCAATTATAGGCAAACAACTTCATATAATTTACCTCACGTTTGGTCTCTGAAATACCACAAGAAAGTTCTAAATTGACTGAtcaatatatataaacaaaatgaGTATAGGCAAACAACTTCACATAATTTATCTCAGGTTTGGTCTCTGAAATGCCACCATGGCCACGTTAAAGATACCTAATATGTTGTTTTGAAAAAGTATGCATTCCACTAAGTCTTTTCTCTAGCCTCCACACTAAATCTAATTTATGTGGACCTGTAATAGATTTTTGCTTAAAAAAGTTCTCTCAACATTAAATTCACCTTTTTTGATGGTTTTATAAGATCCTTCAATCAAGATTGGACATGCACTTAAGCATAAAACTTTGTATACTTTGGTGCCTAAATCTTCCATCTTCTGATAAGTAGCCTCATCTAAAAATTAGTCCCAAAGATACCTATCCAGTTCCAGGTTTCCCCAACACTTCAAAAATTCAAGCACTACCTCATATATTGTTGAGGAAAGGCTTGACGTTGATCTTGACCTTGAGAAAAACAGCGGCCCTGTTGAGAGGTCTCAGTGGGTGCTTAATAGTCTTGAACCCCCATGTCTATGGCATCAGCTCATGGATTCTATAAAGGATACTGTTTCGTGTTGTCGAAAAAAGTACTTATCTCTCAAGAATCAACCAACACTCAAAAGTGTAGTCTCTGTGCTGCACGAGATATTTCCTATTCTTTTATGGGGTAGAAGCTACAACATTTCAAAATTCAAGAATGGTTTAATGGCAGTTTAACTATAGCAAGTCTCTGCGTTCCTTAGGTAACGAAATAAGTTATCgaacatgcatgcatgaaacTATTGAGAaattatttcatttcatcatttaaTGATTAAGTTACAAAGAGTATTTGTAGGAAAGTTAAAATACAACAAACTAACagaaagggtaaattacaaaaggGTAACTTTCCTAACTAACTGTTGACAGCTCTTCAGTAACTTTCTTTTCACACCCCCTTAAGCTAAACGAATAAGGTTGAAGTGAAAGCTTGGTACGAAGATGAAGAAATCGCTACCTGGGAAGAGCTTTGGTGTGAATGTCAGCAATTTAATCCTTGCTGCACACAAACTGAACTATGAGAAGTTTGGCAAGAACGAGTTCTCTGATGTAGTGATAATCGATCTCGATATGCTTAGTAAGAGCATGAAACACTGGGTTGGAAGCCAATGCAATAGCTGAAATATTGTCACACCACATCTGAGGTGCAGAATGCAACTGAAACCTAATATCTGTGAACAGTTTGCATATCCATGTCAATTCTGCAGCAGTATGAGCAAGGGATCTATACTTAGCCTTTATGGAGGAACGAGCAACAATATGTTGTTTCTTGGCACTCCAACTAATGATAGATGAACCAAGAGAAATACAAAAACCACCAGTAGAACGTTGATCCCAAGGACATCCGGCCTAATCAGCATCAGAATATGCTCTAATTGGAAGAGGTGAAGTTGATTTGGGAAACCATAAGCCATAGCCAAGAGTTCCTTTTAGATATCGAAGGATGCGTTTAATTGCCTGAAAGTGTGGTTCTCGAggagagtgcataaactgacaCACTAGGTTGACTGCAAAGGATAGATCAGGACAGGTCCAAGTAAGATACTGAAGTGCTCCTTCTATGGATCTATATTCTTCAGGATTGTGTAATAGAGATCCTGTGAGATCCAATTTAGCAAAACCAAGAGGTGTATGACAAGGTCTTGCACCAtccatttttgttcttttgagaAGAACCAAAATATATTTGGATTGATAAAGAAAAATGCCTTTTAAAGATCTAATAACTTCAAAGCCAAGAAAATAGTGCAAATCACCTAAATCCTTAACTGGAAACTAAGTACTACGTTGAGTAATCACATTAGCATAGGCAGTAGAGGAGGGTCCTGTGACTAtaatgtcatctacatagactAATACCAAAAAAAAGATAGGCTGTTTGATGACAAATAAGTTATGATCAGATTGAGAAGCTTGAAACCCTATAGTCAATAATGCACATTGAAGCTTCTCAAACCaggctcgtggtgcttgctttaGACCATAGAGGGACTTTTGTAAATGACAAACATGATTAGGATGGTCTTGATCAATGAAGCCAAGAGGTTGAGCTATGTAgacattttctttcaaaaaacaTGCAAGAATGCATTGCTGACATCCAATTTATGCAGGAACCAGTTTGATTGAACTGCAAGAGTGAGAAGTATTCAAATGTTCACTGGTTTAGCCACTAGGCTAAAGGTGTCACTGTAATTAATACCTTCTAGTGGATTGTACCCTTTAGCAACAAGTTTAGCTTTGTATCTGTCCACAGAACCATTAGGTTTTCTTTTGATTCTAAaaacccacttacaaccaacaATAATGTAGGTGGAGTCAGGAGGCACAAGTTTCTAGGTTCTAGTGGTTTGCAGGGCATTAAATTCATCCTGCATTGCAGTTCTCCAATGGGGAGACTTGGATGCCTGAATATATGTAGATGAGATAAACTCAGTGTCAATGTAAGGTGGAAGTGGATGTTTAGTGGCTGTAAATGCTTTAGGTTTAAAGATCCCTGATTTTGATCAAGTTTGCATAGGGTGAATGGAGGCAGTGGTAGGTGCAGGATCTGGTAGGGCAGAAAAAGTTGGTGCAAAGTGTGTAAGGTGATTGAGATTTTGGTAGGGTAGGAGGAATTGGTGCAGGGTTTGTATTTGAAGTTGAACTTGGGACAACTATAGGAATTGGAGAGATATATGTAGATTGGGAAGTGGGAAAATGCTGAGATGAAGAGTAAAGATTGAGAAAGGTGAGGGAAAATGGGGAGGAATGAGGTGATGAGGAGCCTGTAGAATGTTGAGAGTGAACCTGTAGAAGGTTAGGATTATGAAAGGGAAATGTGGCTTTATCAAAGTGAACATATCTGGAAATATATATGCGATTTGTAGTTGGATCCAAGCATCTATAACCTTTATGAAAAAGGCTGCAACCAATGAAGACACAAGGCTTGCTCTTGGGGTCTAGTTTTGACTGAGTGTAAGGTTTAAGCCAAGGGAAACAACTGCAACAAAAAATTCTAGGATGAGAATAATCTGGACATTTTTTGAAGAGTTGTTCCCAAAGTGAAGAGTTGGACACTGGAGGGAGTCTCTTAATCAAATAAACTGTAGTAAGGAAAGCTTCTACCCAGAAATAATGAGGAACCTTAGAAGCAATGAGAAATGTCATGGCAGTTTAGACAATATGTCTGTGCTTTCTTTCTACACAACCATTCTGCTGGGGTGTATGAGGATAACTCAGTTGATGCTGAATACCATGAACAGACAGATGATTCTTGAAACCAAAACTAAGAAACTCACCCCCTGAATCAGATCTCAGGGTTCCAATTTTATAACTAGACAAGTCTTCAACAAGTTTTTGAAATTCAGTAAAAGTCTAAAATACATCTGATTTATACTTAAATGGATCCAACCAAGTATACTTTgtaaaatcatcaacaaagatgACATAAAACCGATAGCCACTTACAGAAAGCAATAGAGCTAGTCCCCAAACATCTGCATGAACCAACTCTAAAGGTCTATATGTATTACAGATTGAATTTTGAAATGGTAACTTGACACATTTTCCTAGAACACAATTCGAACAGAAAAAACTATTTAATGGAATTAAAGGTAGGCAAGGTAGAATTTGATAACACATATCGCAAAGTCTTGAACATTGGATGCCCCAAACGTTGATGCCAGGTAGTAGGAGAGGCTTTTATTGCAGTATTAGCATGATATGATGTTGAAGATTGAGAAGATGCATAGAAAGGATAGAGATCTCGTCGAACAGGAGCTCTAAAAAGCATCATCCCCGTAGTAAGATCCTTGACATTGAAGTCAAAAGGATTTAGAGTCAATGAACACCAATTATCCCGAAAAAACATATTTGCAGAAAGTAGATCATGCTTTAATTGTGGAACATGCAACACATTGTTTAAATGAATGGTGGCAGTAGGTGTATGAAGAGAAGTAGAGCCAAAGTGGAGAATTGGCAAACCTTGGTCATCTCCCATATACACATTGTCAGGGCCATTGTAGGGCTGTGGATTCTGAAGATTGTTGAGATTATTGGTCATGTGAGAGCTGGCACCGGAGTCAAGCAGCCATGAAGGTGGAGAAGAAAAGTTGGTGTTAGCATACATTGCAAGTTTAGCTGGTGGAACTCGGCCTTGAAAATTAGGATTCATTCGATTGGGGCAATCAATGGCAAGGTGAGTTAGAtcttcacaaatttggcaaggATTGACTTTGAAATTATTATTGAATTGACGAAAACCACCACGATTGCCTCCTTGATTGTAAGAATTATTGttgtagccattggatcaaTATCCATTTCCACCACGATTGGAAGAATTGTTATGGCGTTGAAAATTGCCTATGGTGGAATAAGAAGGATTGTTGTGTTGAGCAGTGTATGCTTGAGGTGTAGGAAGCAAGGGAGGGAGATTTGAAGGTGCTTGACCAGAATTGAGAGCTTGATAGGAGTCAGCAGGGGAAGATCCTTGAGATTGTTTCTTGCGAGCAAGTGCCATTTCTTTGCTAAGCAAGAGGCCATGAAGATCATCAACACAAGTATCAGCCAATCGATACTGAACCAAGTCCACAAAAGAGTCATATTCATCAAGAAGGCCATTGAGAATGATGAGAAGTAGATATAATCTTCAACTGGAGTACCAGCCGCAGCAAGAACATCAGTAACCTCCTTGATGTGCTGCAAGTACTCAGAAATTGAGAATGAACCTTTGGTTGCAGATTGAAGATTCGTGCGCAGCTGATGGATGTGAGAACGAGAGACACCGCAAAATTGTTTCTCAAGTTTAAGCCAGAGATCACGCGCAGATTGAACACCAACTGTAAATGGAATTAGATCTTCAGAAAGTGTGGAATTGATCCATATGATGATGTTTTGATCCTTTTCGTATCGGAGATCGAACTCCAGATTCGGAATCTGAATGAGATTTCCAGAAATATTAGTAAGAAAACGAGGAGGTGGAGGTTCATATCCATCAACGATGCCGGTGAGTTTGTAATGGCGAAAGATCGGTTCAAAGAGAGACCTCCACACAAGGTAGTTGTGGCGCCTTAGCTTGGTTTGAATCATGCTACCAATATTGTTGATTTCGCTTCTTTTTCCCTCAATGATCCAGAAGTTACAAGACCCCAGGGGTGATCCTATTGCTTACACCAAGCTCGTCCTCACTGCAACTTTTTTCACCGGTATTTTTCAAGCTGCGTTCGGACTCTTCAGGGTATTCGACTGTACTGGATTAGACTATGCGGAGTATTAGGGCTCTTTAGCAATGACTTAAGCATCGTATATTGTACATGTGCGCGGAgttgtccaaatattttttcGGATATTTCTTAAACTTAAACTTACCCTTCTTTTATCAGATTGGGATTTCTTGTGGATTTTCTTTCTCACGCTCCAATAGTAGGGTTCGTGGGCAGAGCAGCCATCATAATCGGTCTTCAACAACTAAAAGCATTACTTGGGATCACTCACTTTCCAATCAACACTGATATTAAATCTGTTATGGAAGCTGTTTGGGCATCTTTCCATCAccctttatcttttatttttctccaaGGAAAAGAAATGATTccttatattaaaataatatccATATAAAAGTTATccaatcattcattttcttttaacttCAATTGCAGTGGAGTCCTCATGATTTTATCATTGGCTGCTCATTCCTGTGTTTCATCCTAATCTCTAGATTTCTGGTGAGTAACACTTCGAACGTGTTAGCTATTATTGTTTTGCAAGCTGTTgttctaattaattaatggggTAACTATTTATTCATTTTACGCACCAAATTTCAATGAACGTACACTTGCAGGGTAATAAAAGGAAGAAGACACTTTTCCGGTTGCCAACCGTTGCTCCTCTCCTATCCGTTATACTATCGACTCTGATTGTTTATCTAACACGAGGAGATAAACATGGAATTAAAATTGTTAAACACATCAAAGATGGCTTGAACCCTAGCTCGATGAATCTGTTACAGATGAACAGCCCCCATGTTGGGGATGTGGCTAAAGTTGGGCTCATAGTCGCCCTTGTTGCACTCACGGTTTGTATCATATATATTACTGAACAACaaattaatgaatggtttactaatttttatattttgtcaaaatacAGGAAGCAATTGCAGTTAGAAGATCTTTCTCATCCATGAAAGGGTACCTCATAGATGGAAACAAAGAAATGATATCAATGGGATTCATGAACATAGTGGGATCCTGTACTTCTTGCTATGTTGCAGCCGGTAAGCATGGATAGAAGAGTACTGACTATGTGCAATATTCTCACCGAACTAACAGTTGTACCATCCTTCTAACACAAATTGCTTCTATTTACAGCTCATTTGACCATGCTTCTCTAGGACacacattttcttaattatcAATGTTTTTTTCTAAACAGTGTTtttgctaaaagcacttttattcTTAGTAAAACAGTTTTTTCGCAAAACTGCGGAAAGTATTTTTTCTTATCTTAAAACGATTTTTAATTGCACTGTCAGACAGTACCGCATGCTCAGTTGAGATGCTACAAATAACTTCATCAATAAGAATGATACTTCATCAATAATAATTCAGTTCCTTTTCGTTTATATCATGATCATGAACAGGTTCATTCTCAAGTACTGCCGTAAACTTCAGTGCCAGTTGTGAAACTCCAGTGTCAAACGTGGTCATGGCCATTACTGTGATCATCTCACTGCAGTTTTTGACAAAGCTCTTGTATTACACACTAACAGCAATCCTTGCTTCAATTATTCTCTCTGCACTGCCCGGACTTATTAACCTGAGTGAAGTCTACAAAATTTGGAAGGTTGATAGGCTAGATTTCTTGGCTTGCATTGGAGCCTTCTTTGGGGTCCTATTTGCGTCCGTGGAGATTGGCCTTCTAGTTGCGGTAACATATAGCTCTCTTAATTACTTTATGTGTGCAACAGTAGATCGATGCATATGTTTGCATATATAATCCATGTATAAAAGTATGACAGGACAGgacccttttaatttttattttttgggtcagCAAATAGAACACATTTTAATTAATCACAACTCTTAGCCATATGTTTACCAACTTTcctgaaaaaaagaaagaaaaaagcacCACTACTTTGGAAGGTTGATAGGGTAGACTTTCCTGGCTTGTATAGTGCTTGATGACTTTCTCTTCATCTCACAAAGTATTGTTTTGTTCCCTCACCTCAATCATCGGTCACACACCGTCAACTCCCCCATCCCTCCCCATCACACCTTGTTCTCCTACCTCCCTCCTGCTGCCCTTCATCTTTCCCAACTCTGAACCATGATTTAGATCTACGAGTATTGGGCTCTATCTTGAATGAAGACCCAACCCGCACAGCCCACTATTGATTTGGCTTACCAGAAAAATTGGGTGAAGTGTGGAACGATTCACGACAGAACAAGGGTGTTTTACACACCCCCTTcgccctccccctccccctatTATGTTTGGTGACTTTTCTTGTAGGTGTGGCTATGGTGGCTTTGGCTCTTGGTGGATTGATTACTGCAATACTCTCAAATCTGGGTCTTGGTTCGGGTGCATTTTTCTATTTGGTGCGATGTCTTTCTTCGCAGAGGTAACGACGATTGTGGAGGTGGTGACTGGTTTTTGGCTTCAGGATTTGAGGGTTTCACTGTTTATTGTTTCTTTTGTAGTCTACGgtttcaaaaa of the Pyrus communis chromosome 1, drPyrComm1.1, whole genome shotgun sequence genome contains:
- the LOC137725257 gene encoding sulfate transporter 2.1-like, giving the protein MLPILLISLLFPSMIQKLQDPRGDPIAYTKLVLTATFFTGIFQAAFGLFRLGFLVDFLSHAPIVGFVGRAAIIIGLQQLKALLGITHFPINTDIKSVMEAVWASFHHPWSPHDFIIGCSFLCFILISRFLGNKRKKTLFRLPTVAPLLSVILSTLIVYLTRGDKHGIKIVKHIKDGLNPSSMNLLQMNSPHVGDVAKVGLIVALVALTEAIAVRRSFSSMKGYLIDGNKEMISMGFMNIVGSCTSCYVAAGSFSSTAVNFSASCETPVSNVVMAITVIISLQFLTKLLYYTLTAILASIILSALPGLINLSEVYKIWKVDRLDFLACIGAFFGVLFASVEIGLLVAVTISFTKIIIISIRSGRETLGKLPGTEKFCNIAQYPIAVKIPGVIIIRVKSTMFCFANANLVRERIVRWITAKKGEDTKGHTKEPIQLVILDISNLINIDTSGIATLEELHENLISEGTEPLQNPRWQVIHKLKLSNFGEKIGGRVFVTVGEAVDARSSEKMAITC